The genomic window CAATGGGCGTGAGACGTCGCCGTGCGCTGTTGCGGATGCTCCGTATCCGTAGCGCACTTTACCCACGCCCACCCGTGACCTGTATATCCATGCTGATATCTAGGGCTTTGGCCGAGTGGGTCAAGGAGCCGGAGGAGATGAGGTCTACCCCCGTCTCGGCCACGGCCCGCACCGTTTCCAGGGTAATGCCCCCCGAGGCCTCCAGGACGGCCCGCCCCTTGGCCAGGGCTACTGCCTTGCGCATATCCTCCAACGTCATGTTGTCCAACAGAATGAGGTCGGCTCCCGCTTCCAGAGCCTCGTGCACCTCTGCAAGGGAGGTAACCTCCACCTCCACGCGGAGGGTGTGGGGGGCATAGCGGCGTGCGCGCTGGACGGCGTCCCGCAGGGACAAGCCCTGGGTGCGCAGGACGGCCAGATGGTTGTCCTTGATGAGTATCCCATCCCCCAGGTTCATGCGGTGGTTGCGCCCGCCGCCGATGCGCACGGCGTATTTCTCCAGCAGGCGCAGGCCGGGGACGGTTTTGCGGGTATCCACAATACAGGCCTTGGTGCCGCGGAGGGCCTCGGCGAACTGGGCGGTGGTGGTGGCGATGCCGCTGAGGTGCTGGAGGAAGTTCAGGGCTGTGCGTTCCCCTTTCAGGAGGGAGGCCACCCGCCCCCGCACTTCCAGAATGCGCTGGCCCGGCCGCAGGCGCTCTCCATCCCAGGCGAGGATGGTGCCCTCCACCTCGGGGTCAATCTGGCGGAACACGGCTAACGCGATGTCTACACCGCACAGGACGCCCTCTTTTTTGGCGAAGACGATCCCTGTGCCCCGCAAGTCGGGGGGGATGAGGCAGTCGGTGGTGGGGTCGCCCAGGCAGAGGTCCTCCTGGACGGCGCGCCGCACCAGGTCTTGGACTTCGGGAAGGCCCAGGAGCCACACGGTCCACCTCCTCACTGCACCAGAACGATGTGCTTCTGCCAGGCGGGGTCGGTGTGGGGGTAATCGGTGCGGAAGTGGGCGCCACGGGACTCGGTGCGGCGCACAGCCGCCTCGGCCATCAGCCGTCCCACGACCACCATGTGAGCCAGTTCCTGGCTGTGGCGTTCGGTGGGTGGGGGAAGGGTGCGCTCCCAGGCGGCCAGGACACGGCACGCCCGCAGGAGGCCTTCGCCGTTGCGCACCAGGCCCACCATCTCCCACATCAGATCCTGCAGGTGGCGCAGGGTCAAGGGGGGGATGTCGGCACAGGGGACATCCCGGCGCTCCAGGCGGTAGACCACCTCGGGGCGGTGGTGCGGAGGGGCGTCGGCCCCCTCGCCCAGGGTGCGGCGGACTACGCGGTGGGAGAACACCACTGTCTCCAGCAAGGAGTTGCTGGCCAGGCGGTTGGCCCCGTGCACGCCCACACAGGCGCACTCCCCACAGGCATACAGGTTGGGGATGGTGGTCTGGCCCCACAGGTCGGTCTTCACCCCGCCCATCATGTAGTGGGCGGCGGGGGCCACGGGGATGGGCTGACGGGTGATGTCCAGGCCGTACTGCAGGCATGTGCGGTAGATGGTGGGGAAGCGGGAGGTGATGCGTTGGGGGGGCAGGTGGGTGATGTCCAGGAGCACGTAGGAGGTGCCGGCCTTCTGCATCTCGGTGAGGATGGCACGGGCGACCACATCGCGGGGGGCCAGATCGCCCTGGGGGTGGTAGGCGTGCATGAAGGGGGTGCCGTCGGGGGTGCAGAGGCGTCCCCCCTCGCCCCGCACCGCCTCGGAGATGAGGAAGGGGGGTGCCCCGGGCAGACGCAGGGCGGTGGGATGGAATTGAAAGAACTCCATATCCATCACCTGGGCACCGGCGCGGAAGGCCAGGGCCACGCCATCCCCGGTGGCCACATCGGGGTTGGTGGTGTAGCGGAAGAGGCGCCCCGCTCCCCCAGTGGCCAGGACGATGTGTCGGCCCCGATACTCCTGGCGCACACCCGTGCGGGAGTCCATCGCCTCTACCCCGATGGCTACCCCGCTGGCCTCGTCCACCAGGATGCGGGTTACCATGCTCTGCTCCACGATATGGACGGTGTGTCCCCGGATGGCCCCCACCAGGGTCATCTCTATGTAGGCTCCTGTGGCGTCGCCCCCGGCGTGGAGAACGCGGGGTCTGCTGTGGGCACCCTCGCGGGCGAGGGCAATTTCCCCGTGCAAAGTGTCAAAGGGCACGCCCAGGCGAATCAGGTCGGCGATGCGCTGGGGGCCTTCTGTGACCAGCACCCGCACCGCTTCGGGGTCGCACAGGCCCGCCCCGGCCTGAAGGGTGTCCTGCATATGCATGTCTGGCGAATCGTCGGGACCCAGGGCAGCGGCGATACCCCCTTGCGCCCAGCGGCTGTTGTTGTCCTCCAGGTTGCCCTTGGTGATGACGAGAACTCTCCCGTGCTCCCGGGCGTGGAGGGCGGTAAAGAGACCAGCAATCCCGCTCCCGATGATGATGTAGTCGTAGGACGGGGGCATGGGGCCTCCTGGGT from Dehalococcoidia bacterium includes these protein-coding regions:
- the nadC gene encoding carboxylating nicotinate-nucleotide diphosphorylase, with product MWLLGLPEVQDLVRRAVQEDLCLGDPTTDCLIPPDLRGTGIVFAKKEGVLCGVDIALAVFRQIDPEVEGTILAWDGERLRPGQRILEVRGRVASLLKGERTALNFLQHLSGIATTTAQFAEALRGTKACIVDTRKTVPGLRLLEKYAVRIGGGRNHRMNLGDGILIKDNHLAVLRTQGLSLRDAVQRARRYAPHTLRVEVEVTSLAEVHEALEAGADLILLDNMTLEDMRKAVALAKGRAVLEASGGITLETVRAVAETGVDLISSGSLTHSAKALDISMDIQVTGGRG
- the nadB gene encoding L-aspartate oxidase, encoding MPPSYDYIIIGSGIAGLFTALHAREHGRVLVITKGNLEDNNSRWAQGGIAAALGPDDSPDMHMQDTLQAGAGLCDPEAVRVLVTEGPQRIADLIRLGVPFDTLHGEIALAREGAHSRPRVLHAGGDATGAYIEMTLVGAIRGHTVHIVEQSMVTRILVDEASGVAIGVEAMDSRTGVRQEYRGRHIVLATGGAGRLFRYTTNPDVATGDGVALAFRAGAQVMDMEFFQFHPTALRLPGAPPFLISEAVRGEGGRLCTPDGTPFMHAYHPQGDLAPRDVVARAILTEMQKAGTSYVLLDITHLPPQRITSRFPTIYRTCLQYGLDITRQPIPVAPAAHYMMGGVKTDLWGQTTIPNLYACGECACVGVHGANRLASNSLLETVVFSHRVVRRTLGEGADAPPHHRPEVVYRLERRDVPCADIPPLTLRHLQDLMWEMVGLVRNGEGLLRACRVLAAWERTLPPPTERHSQELAHMVVVGRLMAEAAVRRTESRGAHFRTDYPHTDPAWQKHIVLVQ